From one Candidatus Sulfotelmatobacter sp. genomic stretch:
- a CDS encoding FtsX-like permease family protein, with amino-acid sequence MSALPLLRALVLGPWRADRLRSLVTLVAVALAVAIGLAIDLADATAIASFASSVDVVSNHVTLQVLGIGSGFDERALLRVQAVPGVELAAPAIEDTLTVGVRRGDPFGGEVLRVLGVDLLRPLPGVAPPPQATPGSPGATAVDPWVLVNGHGALVSAALAARHRWRVGQTIHALAADRAVVLRLAGIVPSGSVRIDSSVVFVDVATAQEVFGKIGLLDRIDCVVAPARLAAVQRALEAVVPAGARVVRPATRTREIERMLQSFRLNLEALAWIALLVGMYLVYNAVAISVVQRRAEIGTVRALGASRAAVFRTFVAEGALLGGAGSLAGLALGAALATLAVGAVSRTVDSLYVASHADRVLFTPGPFVLAFALGVLASVVAAAVPALDGAATPPAIAMRARGFERPRRGIARRATLVALGCFGLAAACARVPALDGVPVFGYAAGLLLIAGGSLLAPAGVLLLARAGRALSARRPIVALAAANVGGAPLRVAVAVASLAIAIAMMVAVGVLVASFRTTVVAWANETLRADLFVRPLALGDASTDARFSAGVVRAIARVPGVASVSTFRAVTIPYGGRLTTLGATDLAQLGRSGPQLRLLGGARAAQLARAVPGTRDVLISEPFASKFGVGTGDRIALPTPSGVTSFTVAAVYNDYSSDGGVVLLDRRTFVRLFHDDAVNSIAIDASPGVDLDHLRTAVYRAVAPHRVLVETNRELRALVVQVFDRTFAITYALDVIAIAIAVLGVVSTLFALVLERRREFGILRYLGLSTGGVRATVLTEAAGVGLLGAGLGVGLGFVLSLLLIFVINRQAFGWLIELHVPWAFLGETVLLVLAAAVLAGLAPARIAARIRTADAVRGE; translated from the coding sequence GTGAGCGCGTTGCCGCTGCTGCGCGCGCTGGTGCTCGGGCCGTGGCGCGCGGACCGGCTGCGCTCGCTGGTCACGCTGGTCGCGGTGGCGCTGGCGGTCGCGATCGGGCTGGCGATCGATCTGGCCGACGCGACGGCGATCGCCTCGTTCGCCTCGAGCGTCGACGTCGTCTCGAACCACGTCACGCTGCAGGTGCTCGGCATCGGCAGCGGCTTCGACGAGCGCGCGCTGCTGCGCGTGCAGGCCGTCCCCGGCGTCGAGCTCGCCGCGCCCGCGATCGAGGACACGCTGACGGTCGGCGTGCGGCGCGGCGATCCGTTCGGGGGCGAGGTGCTGCGCGTGCTGGGCGTCGATCTGCTGCGCCCGTTGCCGGGCGTCGCGCCCCCGCCGCAGGCGACGCCGGGATCGCCGGGCGCGACGGCCGTCGATCCGTGGGTGCTGGTGAACGGCCATGGCGCCCTGGTGTCGGCGGCGTTGGCGGCACGCCATCGCTGGCGCGTCGGCCAGACGATCCACGCGCTCGCCGCCGATCGCGCCGTCGTGCTGCGGCTGGCGGGGATCGTGCCCAGCGGCAGCGTGCGGATCGACTCGAGCGTCGTGTTCGTCGACGTCGCGACCGCGCAAGAGGTGTTCGGCAAGATCGGCCTGCTCGACCGGATCGACTGCGTGGTCGCGCCGGCGCGCCTGGCCGCCGTGCAGCGCGCGCTCGAGGCCGTCGTTCCGGCGGGCGCGCGCGTCGTGCGGCCGGCGACGCGCACGCGCGAGATCGAGCGCATGCTGCAGAGCTTCCGCCTCAATCTCGAAGCGCTGGCGTGGATCGCGCTCTTGGTCGGGATGTACCTGGTCTACAACGCGGTCGCGATCTCGGTCGTGCAGCGGCGCGCCGAGATCGGCACGGTGCGCGCGCTCGGCGCGAGCCGCGCGGCCGTGTTCCGCACCTTCGTGGCCGAAGGTGCGCTGCTGGGCGGCGCCGGCTCGCTGGCCGGGCTCGCGCTGGGCGCCGCGCTCGCGACGCTGGCCGTCGGCGCCGTCTCGCGCACCGTCGACTCGCTCTACGTCGCCTCGCACGCCGACCGTGTGCTGTTCACGCCGGGGCCGTTCGTCCTCGCGTTCGCGCTGGGCGTGCTGGCGTCGGTCGTCGCGGCCGCAGTGCCGGCGCTGGACGGCGCCGCGACGCCGCCCGCGATCGCGATGCGCGCGCGGGGCTTTGAGCGCCCGCGGCGGGGGATCGCGCGCCGGGCGACGCTCGTCGCGTTGGGCTGCTTCGGGCTGGCGGCAGCGTGCGCGCGCGTCCCGGCGCTCGACGGCGTGCCGGTGTTCGGCTACGCGGCGGGGCTGCTGCTGATCGCGGGCGGCTCGCTGCTGGCGCCGGCCGGCGTCCTGCTGCTCGCGCGCGCCGGACGCGCGCTCAGCGCGCGCCGTCCGATCGTCGCGCTGGCCGCCGCCAACGTCGGCGGCGCGCCGTTGCGGGTCGCCGTCGCGGTCGCCTCGTTGGCGATCGCGATCGCGATGATGGTCGCGGTCGGCGTCCTGGTCGCCTCGTTCCGCACCACCGTCGTCGCCTGGGCGAACGAGACGCTGCGCGCCGACTTGTTCGTGCGCCCGCTGGCGCTCGGCGACGCTTCGACCGACGCGCGCTTCTCGGCGGGCGTCGTGCGCGCGATCGCGCGCGTTCCGGGCGTCGCATCCGTCTCGACCTTCCGCGCGGTCACGATTCCCTACGGCGGACGGTTGACGACGCTGGGCGCGACGGATCTGGCCCAGCTCGGCCGCAGCGGGCCCCAGCTGCGGCTGCTGGGCGGTGCCCGAGCCGCGCAGCTGGCACGCGCCGTTCCCGGCACGCGCGACGTGCTGATCTCCGAGCCGTTCGCGTCGAAGTTCGGCGTGGGGACCGGGGACCGCATCGCGCTGCCGACGCCGTCGGGCGTCACGTCGTTCACGGTGGCGGCCGTCTACAACGACTACTCGTCGGACGGCGGGGTGGTGCTGCTCGACCGGCGCACCTTCGTGCGGCTCTTTCACGACGACGCCGTCAACTCGATCGCGATCGACGCGTCGCCGGGCGTCGACCTGGACCACTTGCGCACCGCCGTCTACCGGGCGGTCGCGCCGCATCGCGTGCTGGTCGAAACGAACCGCGAGCTGCGCGCGCTGGTCGTGCAGGTCTTCGACCGCACCTTCGCCATCACGTACGCGCTGGACGTCATCGCGATCGCGATCGCCGTGCTGGGCGTCGTCTCGACGCTGTTCGCGCTGGTGCTCGAGCGCCGCCGTGAGTTCGGCATCCTGCGCTATCTGGGGCTCTCGACCGGCGGCGTGCGCGCGACGGTCCTGACCGAAGCGGCCGGCGTCGGTCTACTCGGCGCGGGGCTGGGCGTCGGGCTCGGTTTCGTCCTGTCGCTGCTGCTGATCTTCGTCATCAACCGTCAGGCCTTCGGCTGGCTGATCGAGCTGCACGTGCCGTGGGCGTTCTTGGGCGAGACGGTGCTGCTGGTGCTGGCCGCGGCGGTGCTGGCCGGCCTCGCGCCGGCGCGGATCGCCGCGCGCATCCGCACCGCCGACGCGGTGCGCGGCGAATGA
- the bioB gene encoding biotin synthase BioB, whose translation MPASTELRPHPAPIRHDWTDAELQALADLPLLDLVYRAAGVHRACHDPADVQRATLLSVKTGGCPEDCAYCPQSARYATGVQAEALLDVEVVLAAARAAKDDGASRFCMGAAWRSVKDGPQFDAVLAMVRGVRALGMEACVTLGMLEPHQARALAEAGLTAYNHNLDSGPDFYPRIIHTRTYEDRLRTLDAVEAAGIGVCCGGIVGMGETRADRVAMLGVLARRDPHPESVPINALVSVAGTPLGGRPAVDGFEVVRAVAVARIAMPRARVRLSAGRKELGAGIQALAFMAGANSVFTGEKLLTTPNAAPDDDEALFAALF comes from the coding sequence ATGCCCGCCAGCACCGAGCTCCGTCCGCACCCCGCGCCGATCCGTCACGATTGGACCGACGCGGAGCTGCAAGCACTCGCCGACCTGCCGTTGCTCGACTTGGTCTACCGCGCTGCTGGCGTGCACCGCGCGTGCCACGATCCGGCCGACGTGCAGCGCGCGACGCTGCTGAGCGTCAAGACCGGCGGCTGCCCCGAGGACTGCGCGTACTGCCCGCAGTCGGCACGCTACGCGACCGGCGTGCAGGCCGAAGCGCTGCTCGACGTCGAGGTCGTGCTGGCCGCGGCCCGCGCGGCGAAAGACGACGGCGCGTCGCGTTTCTGCATGGGCGCGGCCTGGCGCAGCGTCAAGGACGGCCCGCAGTTCGACGCGGTCCTGGCGATGGTTCGCGGGGTGCGCGCGTTGGGGATGGAAGCCTGCGTCACGCTGGGGATGCTCGAGCCGCACCAGGCGCGCGCGCTGGCCGAGGCCGGCTTGACCGCGTACAACCACAACCTCGACAGCGGCCCCGACTTCTATCCGCGGATCATCCACACGCGGACCTACGAGGACCGGCTGCGCACGCTCGACGCGGTCGAGGCGGCCGGGATCGGCGTGTGCTGCGGCGGCATCGTCGGAATGGGCGAGACGCGCGCCGACCGGGTCGCGATGCTCGGCGTCTTGGCGCGCCGCGACCCGCACCCCGAGAGCGTGCCCATCAACGCGCTGGTCAGCGTCGCGGGCACGCCGCTGGGCGGCCGGCCGGCGGTCGACGGGTTCGAAGTCGTCCGCGCGGTCGCGGTCGCGCGCATCGCGATGCCGCGCGCGCGCGTGCGTTTGTCGGCCGGCCGCAAGGAGCTGGGCGCGGGGATACAGGCGCTGGCGTTCATGGCCGGCGCGAACTCGGTCTTCACCGGCGAGAAGCTGCTGACGACGCCGAACGCCGCACCCGACGACGACGAAGCCCTCTTCGCCGCACTCTTCTAG
- a CDS encoding lipocalin-like domain-containing protein, producing MIRLTALFLAALGFANARLPWHFVFPRDHAAHVAYQSEWWYFTGHLATREGRRFGYELTFFRYGLRPGDPTPAPGQSRWRGNQLYPAHLALTDERGRRFVYDEVLAREALGMGRASTRALDVAVDDWTLRGDGPFRLHARGAGLTLDLVQSAEKPPAIHGRNGVSLKGACATCASHYYSLTRLRTRGTLVYDGVRSAVGGLSWMDHEFGSDELQPDEAGWDWFAIQLDDRREIMDYRLRRRDGTAVPESSGSLVDARGRVHPLALADVAVGATGRWTSPHTHGVYPSGWRVRVPRARLDLVLTPVLADQELADGAGGVAYWEGDVDVYDAASGRHLGVGYVELTGYAGALAL from the coding sequence ATGATCCGGCTGACGGCGCTGTTCTTGGCCGCGCTCGGTTTCGCGAACGCGCGGCTGCCGTGGCACTTCGTCTTTCCGCGCGATCACGCGGCGCACGTCGCGTACCAGAGCGAGTGGTGGTATTTCACCGGCCACCTGGCGACGCGTGAGGGCCGGCGTTTCGGCTACGAGCTGACGTTCTTCCGCTACGGCCTGCGTCCCGGCGATCCGACGCCGGCGCCGGGTCAATCGCGTTGGCGCGGCAACCAGCTCTATCCGGCGCATCTGGCGCTGACCGACGAGCGCGGACGGCGCTTCGTCTACGACGAGGTGCTCGCGCGCGAAGCGCTGGGGATGGGCCGTGCTTCGACGCGCGCGCTCGACGTCGCCGTCGACGACTGGACGCTGCGCGGCGACGGCCCGTTCCGGTTGCACGCGCGCGGCGCGGGGTTGACGCTCGACCTCGTCCAGAGCGCCGAGAAGCCGCCCGCGATCCACGGCCGGAACGGCGTCTCGCTCAAGGGGGCGTGCGCGACCTGTGCCTCGCACTACTACTCGCTCACGCGGCTGCGCACGCGCGGCACGCTCGTCTACGACGGCGTGCGCAGCGCCGTCGGCGGCCTCTCGTGGATGGATCACGAGTTCGGCTCCGACGAGCTGCAGCCCGACGAAGCCGGTTGGGATTGGTTCGCGATCCAGCTCGACGACCGCCGCGAGATCATGGACTACCGGCTGCGCCGCCGCGACGGGACCGCCGTGCCCGAGTCGAGCGGCTCGCTGGTCGACGCGCGCGGGCGCGTGCATCCGCTCGCACTGGCCGACGTCGCGGTCGGCGCGACCGGGCGCTGGACCAGCCCGCATACGCACGGCGTCTATCCCAGCGGGTGGCGCGTGCGCGTTCCACGCGCGCGGCTCGACCTCGTGCTGACGCCGGTGCTGGCGGATCAGGAGCTGGCCGACGGCGCGGGCGGTGTCGCGTATTGGGAAGGCGACGTCGACGTGTACGATGCGGCGAGCGGACGGCATCTCGGCGTCGGGTACGTCGAGCTGACGGGCTACGCCGGCGCGCTCGCTCTGTAG
- a CDS encoding prenyltransferase has product MIAFVRLSRPLFLFGGIAGVGLGAAVAAWSGHAVTLATYLWVQAMVSAFHLMVHYANDYFDRETDAGARRTAWSGGSGVVAAGGALAPVVALRAALACAALGALAAARFALVGDPLVAVLGAAILAGGWLYSAPPLRLAARGLGEVDAALVVAGLVPAAADAAFAGRLDPVLLPVLTGPLLAMVAMMLCVELPDCGEDAGGGKRTWVVRWGPATTFVRLPLVLAGAVLATAWALVRAGGSPAVAALGLPALACAVGLVLCARGDWRPARVALGGVAFYATTASGLALAFGLTAGAR; this is encoded by the coding sequence TTGATCGCGTTCGTCCGCCTCTCGCGCCCGCTCTTTCTCTTCGGTGGCATCGCCGGCGTCGGTCTGGGCGCGGCCGTGGCGGCGTGGAGCGGCCATGCCGTCACGCTCGCGACCTATCTGTGGGTCCAGGCGATGGTCAGCGCGTTCCACCTGATGGTCCACTACGCGAACGACTACTTCGACCGCGAGACCGACGCGGGCGCGCGCCGAACCGCCTGGTCGGGCGGCAGCGGCGTCGTCGCGGCCGGCGGCGCGCTCGCGCCGGTGGTCGCCCTGCGCGCGGCCCTCGCGTGCGCGGCCCTGGGCGCGCTGGCGGCGGCCCGCTTCGCGCTGGTGGGCGACCCGCTGGTCGCGGTGCTCGGCGCGGCGATCCTGGCCGGGGGGTGGCTCTACTCAGCGCCGCCGCTGCGGTTGGCCGCGCGTGGCCTGGGCGAGGTGGACGCCGCGCTGGTCGTGGCCGGCCTGGTGCCGGCGGCGGCCGATGCCGCCTTCGCCGGCCGGCTCGACCCGGTGCTGCTGCCGGTGCTGACCGGCCCCCTGCTGGCGATGGTGGCGATGATGCTGTGCGTCGAGCTGCCCGACTGCGGCGAGGACGCCGGTGGCGGGAAGCGGACCTGGGTCGTCCGCTGGGGGCCGGCGACGACCTTCGTTCGACTGCCGCTGGTCCTGGCGGGCGCCGTCCTGGCGACCGCGTGGGCGCTGGTGCGCGCCGGCGGCTCGCCGGCCGTCGCGGCCCTCGGCTTGCCGGCGCTGGCCTGCGCGGTCGGCCTGGTCCTGTGCGCGCGCGGCGACTGGCGGCCGGCGCGCGTCGCGCTGGGCGGGGTGGCCTTCTACGCGACCACGGCGAGCGGGCTGGCGCTGGCCTTCGGGCTGACCGCCGGGGCCCGCTGA
- a CDS encoding ABC transporter ATP-binding protein, which produces MRSDRRGAEPPVLARAVVKEYGSGTEIVRALDGVSLAVERGEMVALVGPSGCGKTTLLNLIGCIDVPSSGEVLVEGASTLALGDDALTALRRERIGTVFQFFNLLPAMRIADNVGLPLALQRVERAEIATRVRAALAQVGLSEKAHAFPADLSGGQLQRAAIARAIVHRPAIVLADEPTGNLDSQTGAGVLALLRALADGGETIVLATHSAEAAAICDRTIAMRDGRLA; this is translated from the coding sequence GTGCGCTCTGACCGGCGCGGCGCCGAGCCGCCGGTGCTCGCGCGCGCGGTGGTCAAGGAGTACGGCAGCGGGACGGAGATCGTGCGCGCGCTCGACGGCGTCTCGCTGGCGGTCGAGCGCGGCGAGATGGTCGCGCTCGTCGGTCCCAGCGGGTGCGGAAAGACCACGTTGCTCAACCTGATCGGCTGCATCGACGTGCCGAGCAGCGGCGAGGTGCTGGTCGAAGGCGCCTCGACGCTGGCGCTCGGCGACGACGCGCTGACGGCGCTGCGCCGCGAGCGGATCGGCACCGTCTTCCAATTCTTCAACCTGCTACCGGCGATGCGGATCGCCGACAACGTCGGGCTGCCGCTGGCGCTGCAGCGCGTCGAGCGCGCCGAGATCGCCACCCGCGTGCGTGCCGCGTTGGCGCAGGTCGGCTTGAGCGAGAAGGCGCACGCGTTCCCGGCCGATCTCTCCGGCGGTCAGCTGCAGCGCGCCGCGATCGCGCGCGCGATCGTGCACCGCCCGGCGATCGTGCTGGCGGACGAGCCGACCGGAAACCTCGACTCGCAGACCGGCGCCGGCGTGCTGGCGCTGCTGCGCGCGCTGGCCGACGGCGGCGAGACGATCGTGCTGGCCACGCACAGCGCCGAGGCGGCGGCGATCTGCGACCGCACGATCGCGATGCGCGACGGCCGCTTGGCGTGA
- a CDS encoding methyltransferase domain-containing protein, whose product MRRTVARELMDEPVDDVDELAGNLRDIAFANRRLGGVAPVLRALRALGARSVLDVGSGLADIPLAVARDARERGTQIHLTCLDHSEQMLALARERCDHHPDLTFVRAEGTQLPFGAGSFDVVLCTLALHHFDGTAAHALLRELRRVARVTPLVCDLRRSPVALAATWLWSRTSRNRLTRHDAPLSVRRAYTPGEALALARAAGWTTPVVRREPFFRMTLADAR is encoded by the coding sequence GTGCGCCGCACGGTCGCCCGCGAGCTGATGGACGAGCCCGTCGACGACGTCGACGAGCTCGCCGGGAACCTGCGCGACATCGCGTTCGCGAACCGCCGCTTGGGCGGAGTTGCGCCGGTGCTGCGCGCGTTGCGTGCGCTCGGCGCGCGCAGCGTGCTCGACGTCGGCTCGGGCCTGGCCGACATCCCGCTCGCGGTCGCGCGGGACGCGCGCGAGCGCGGCACTCAGATTCACCTCACGTGTCTGGACCACAGTGAGCAGATGCTCGCGCTGGCCCGAGAGCGCTGCGATCACCACCCGGATCTGACCTTCGTGCGCGCCGAGGGCACGCAACTGCCGTTCGGCGCAGGCTCGTTCGACGTCGTGCTGTGCACGCTGGCGCTGCATCATTTCGACGGCACGGCCGCGCACGCGCTGCTGCGCGAGCTGCGCCGCGTCGCGCGGGTGACGCCGCTGGTCTGCGATCTGCGCCGCTCGCCGGTGGCGCTGGCAGCGACGTGGCTGTGGTCGCGCACGTCGCGCAACCGCCTGACCCGGCACGATGCGCCGCTCTCGGTGCGCCGCGCCTACACGCCCGGCGAAGCGCTGGCGCTGGCGCGCGCGGCGGGCTGGACGACGCCGGTGGTGCGGCGCGAGCCGTTCTTTCGCATGACGCTGGCGGACGCGCGATGA
- a CDS encoding NAD(P)/FAD-dependent oxidoreductase codes for MSDEVVVVGAGPAGSATALLLARAGARVRVLERAQFPRRKVCGEYLNAGALAALDRLGVGEAARAAGAPLHGVRLVAPGAAPVALRFAQPALACARDRLDALLLDAARAAGAQVERARVDELLHADGRCAGVRARDERGEVVERRARIVVGADGTGSLVARRLGLARPSRRGARWAVGGHYAGFGALDGCVEMYVGGGAYFALNPLDADAANVMVVVPRNRLARWADDLDAGVGAAAAALAHGARSFAGTTRLGARVSVGPLAHDVRAVAAPGALLAGDAAGFLDPFTGQGVALALLDAERAAETALRALRAPADEPRAFAAYDRDRRADRRRRRGLCRAVALLVDVPPLARRASARLARSPELGAALLDALAGTLAPRRAFGPGVLVRLLA; via the coding sequence ATGAGCGACGAGGTGGTCGTGGTCGGGGCCGGCCCGGCCGGCAGCGCGACGGCGTTGCTGCTGGCGCGGGCGGGCGCGCGCGTGCGCGTCCTGGAGCGCGCGCAGTTTCCGCGCCGCAAGGTGTGCGGCGAGTACCTCAACGCCGGCGCGCTGGCGGCGCTCGACCGGCTGGGCGTCGGCGAGGCGGCCCGCGCCGCCGGCGCGCCGCTGCACGGCGTGCGGCTCGTCGCGCCCGGCGCCGCGCCGGTCGCGCTGCGGTTCGCGCAGCCGGCACTGGCGTGCGCGCGCGATCGCTTGGACGCGCTGCTGCTCGACGCCGCACGCGCGGCCGGCGCGCAGGTCGAACGCGCGCGCGTCGACGAGCTGCTGCACGCGGACGGCCGCTGTGCGGGCGTGCGCGCGCGCGACGAACGCGGCGAGGTCGTCGAGCGCCGGGCGCGGATCGTCGTCGGCGCCGACGGGACCGGCTCGCTGGTCGCGCGCCGGTTGGGCCTCGCGCGGCCGTCGCGCCGCGGCGCACGCTGGGCGGTCGGCGGTCACTACGCCGGCTTCGGCGCGCTGGACGGGTGCGTCGAGATGTACGTCGGCGGCGGCGCGTACTTCGCGCTCAACCCGCTCGACGCCGATGCGGCCAACGTGATGGTGGTCGTACCGCGGAACCGGCTGGCCCGGTGGGCCGACGACCTCGACGCCGGCGTCGGCGCCGCCGCCGCGGCGCTGGCGCACGGCGCGCGCTCCTTCGCCGGCACCACGCGGCTCGGCGCCCGGGTGAGCGTCGGCCCGCTGGCGCACGACGTGCGCGCGGTCGCCGCGCCGGGCGCGCTTCTGGCGGGCGACGCGGCCGGATTCCTGGACCCGTTCACCGGACAAGGCGTCGCGCTGGCGCTGCTCGACGCGGAGCGCGCGGCCGAGACGGCGCTGCGCGCGTTGCGCGCGCCGGCGGACGAGCCGCGTGCGTTCGCCGCCTACGATCGCGACCGGCGCGCGGACCGGCGCCGGCGACGCGGCCTGTGCCGCGCGGTCGCGCTGCTGGTCGACGTGCCGCCGCTCGCGCGGCGCGCCTCGGCGCGGCTGGCGCGTTCGCCCGAGTTGGGCGCGGCGCTGCTCGACGCGCTGGCGGGGACCCTCGCTCCGCGGCGCGCGTTCGGGCCGGGCGTGCTCGTGCGACTGCTGGCATGA
- a CDS encoding NifU family protein — protein MTTLSVQDRVEAALDRIRPAIRRDGGDVWLIDIKEDVAYVQMIGACGGCPASNATLKGGIEAVVREDVPEIRTVEHI, from the coding sequence ATGACGACCCTCTCGGTCCAGGACCGCGTCGAAGCGGCCCTGGACCGGATTCGGCCGGCGATCCGCCGCGACGGCGGCGACGTCTGGCTCATCGACATCAAGGAAGACGTCGCATACGTGCAGATGATCGGAGCTTGCGGCGGCTGTCCCGCCTCGAACGCGACGCTCAAAGGCGGGATCGAAGCGGTCGTCCGCGAGGACGTCCCCGAGATCCGCACCGTCGAACACATTTAG
- a CDS encoding 4Fe-4S binding protein — translation MAYVITEPCIGTKDKSCVDVCPVDCIHGDDEDTQLFIDPEVCIDCGACVSACPVEAIYADSDVPEKWKNFIEVNAEWYKK, via the coding sequence ATGGCGTACGTCATCACCGAACCCTGCATCGGCACCAAGGACAAGTCGTGTGTGGACGTCTGTCCGGTCGATTGCATTCACGGCGATGACGAGGACACGCAGCTGTTCATCGACCCGGAAGTCTGCATCGATTGCGGCGCCTGCGTCTCCGCCTGCCCGGTCGAGGCGATCTATGCCGATTCCGACGTCCCCGAGAAGTGGAAGAACTTCATCGAAGTCAACGCGGAGTGGTACAAGAAGTAG
- a CDS encoding beta-ketoacyl-[acyl-carrier-protein] synthase family protein codes for MTAAHRVAVTGLGVVTPLGIGIDAFWSSVLAERVAVAPLTRFPTDGYRSAIAAQIDDFAPDDFLSTKRIRWTDRFAQLAIAAARLALSDAAFDPARAPGEVAVSLGSALGGLAYADEQHDIFRAQGLDAVKPLLALSVFGGSAPCNVALEFDLRGPVLANGNSCAAGAVAIGEAFRAIARGDVRAALAGGVEAPLSPLVFGAFTVIRAMSTNNADPAGASRPFDRARDGFVMAEGAGVLVLERLDDALARGARVYAEIAGYGLTNDAYHMSAPRPDGSANLRAMRGALDEAGLTPNELDVVNAHGSATVLGDACEALAVRALLGERAASVPVTATKGQHAHALGATGAWEAALACRTIERGVIPRSVNADDLDPDCGLAVTRTRLERPVRSVLSSSAGFGGINAALVLRAL; via the coding sequence GTGACCGCCGCGCATCGGGTCGCGGTGACGGGCCTGGGCGTGGTGACGCCGCTCGGCATCGGGATCGACGCGTTCTGGTCGAGCGTACTGGCCGAACGGGTCGCGGTCGCGCCGTTGACGCGCTTTCCGACCGACGGCTACCGGTCGGCGATCGCGGCGCAGATCGACGACTTCGCGCCCGACGATTTCCTGAGCACCAAGCGCATCCGTTGGACCGACCGCTTCGCGCAGCTGGCGATCGCGGCCGCGCGGCTGGCCCTCTCCGACGCCGCGTTCGATCCGGCGCGCGCGCCCGGCGAGGTCGCGGTTTCGCTGGGCTCGGCGCTCGGCGGCCTAGCCTACGCCGACGAGCAGCACGACATCTTTCGCGCGCAGGGCTTGGACGCCGTCAAGCCGCTGCTGGCGCTCTCGGTGTTCGGCGGTTCGGCGCCGTGCAACGTCGCGCTCGAGTTCGACCTGCGCGGGCCGGTGCTGGCCAACGGCAACTCGTGCGCGGCCGGCGCCGTCGCGATCGGCGAAGCGTTCCGCGCGATCGCGCGCGGCGACGTGCGCGCCGCGCTCGCCGGCGGGGTCGAGGCGCCGCTCTCGCCGCTCGTGTTCGGCGCCTTCACCGTCATCCGCGCGATGTCGACCAACAACGCTGATCCGGCCGGTGCGAGCCGGCCGTTCGATCGCGCGCGCGACGGCTTCGTCATGGCCGAAGGCGCCGGCGTGCTCGTGCTCGAGCGGCTCGACGACGCGCTCGCGCGCGGGGCGCGCGTCTACGCCGAGATCGCCGGCTACGGGTTGACCAACGACGCCTACCACATGTCGGCGCCGCGGCCCGACGGCTCGGCCAACCTGCGCGCGATGCGCGGTGCGCTCGACGAAGCGGGGCTGACGCCGAACGAGCTCGACGTCGTCAACGCGCACGGCAGCGCGACCGTGCTCGGCGACGCGTGCGAGGCGCTGGCGGTGCGCGCGCTGCTCGGCGAGCGCGCGGCGAGCGTGCCGGTGACGGCGACGAAGGGACAGCACGCGCACGCGCTCGGCGCGACCGGTGCCTGGGAAGCGGCGCTGGCCTGCCGCACGATCGAGCGGGGCGTGATCCCGCGCAGCGTCAACGCCGACGATCTCGACCCGGACTGCGGCCTGGCCGTCACGCGCACGCGCCTCGAGCGCCCGGTACGCAGCGTGCTCTCGAGCTCGGCCGGATTCGGCGGCATCAACGCGGCGTTGGTCCTGCGTGCGCTCTGA
- a CDS encoding SRPBCC family protein, producing the protein MIVTRTAIEIAASPAAIFALASATERWPAILPHYRYVRVIEQLGSSRLVAMGARHDGIPIGWVARQTNDASTPHIAFHHLRGWTRGMDVEWIFEPHGDRTRVTIEHRLAFRFPFAADWLGKHVVCDYFVDGVANKTLATIKRLAEQGA; encoded by the coding sequence ATGATCGTCACCCGTACCGCGATCGAGATCGCGGCCTCGCCCGCGGCGATCTTCGCGCTGGCTTCGGCGACCGAACGGTGGCCCGCGATCCTGCCGCACTACCGCTACGTGCGGGTGATCGAGCAGCTCGGCTCGAGCCGGCTGGTCGCGATGGGCGCGCGCCACGACGGCATCCCGATCGGCTGGGTGGCGCGCCAGACGAACGACGCGAGCACGCCGCACATCGCCTTCCATCACCTGCGCGGGTGGACGCGCGGGATGGACGTCGAGTGGATCTTCGAGCCGCACGGCGACCGCACGCGGGTGACGATCGAGCATCGCCTGGCCTTCCGCTTTCCGTTCGCGGCCGACTGGCTCGGCAAGCACGTCGTCTGCGACTACTTCGTCGACGGCGTCGCGAACAAGACGCTGGCGACGATCAAACGTCTGGCCGAGCAGGGCGCGTGA